From a single Streptomyces sp. NBC_00237 genomic region:
- a CDS encoding NAD-dependent epimerase/dehydratase family protein has protein sequence MQTVLGSGGQIAEELTRELHRNFTHDIRLVSRNPRTVHETDQLVPADLMDPGATDAAVAGSDIVYLTVGLPMDSERWEQRFPAMMANTIAACQKHGSKLVFFDNTYMYPRTSTPQNEGTGFEPIGRKASVRAQIATTLLGEMEAGAIDAVICRAPEFYGPGKTQSLTNSAVFHRIKHGKRPMVPLNAHTRRTLIWTPDASRAMARIGNTPDAYGQTWHLPIDPDRPTYQDMIDIASQVTGKKIHYSTVPNWAFRIGGLVNPAVKEVEELLPRYRQDNIFDSSKFTTRFPDFRVTNYRDGIHQILASE, from the coding sequence ATGCAGACCGTGCTCGGATCAGGCGGACAGATCGCCGAAGAGCTCACCCGCGAACTCCACCGGAATTTCACCCACGACATCCGCCTGGTGAGCAGAAACCCCCGCACGGTGCATGAGACCGACCAGCTCGTGCCCGCCGACCTCATGGATCCCGGGGCAACCGATGCGGCGGTGGCCGGAAGCGACATCGTCTACCTCACCGTGGGGCTGCCGATGGACTCCGAACGGTGGGAGCAGCGCTTCCCGGCCATGATGGCGAACACGATCGCCGCCTGCCAGAAGCACGGCAGCAAGCTCGTCTTCTTCGACAACACGTACATGTACCCGCGGACCTCGACGCCCCAGAACGAGGGCACCGGATTCGAACCGATCGGGCGCAAGGCGTCCGTGCGCGCGCAGATCGCGACGACGCTGCTCGGAGAGATGGAAGCGGGTGCGATCGATGCCGTGATCTGCCGAGCCCCCGAGTTCTACGGCCCCGGCAAGACCCAGAGCCTGACCAACTCGGCCGTCTTCCACCGCATCAAGCACGGCAAACGGCCGATGGTGCCGCTGAACGCCCACACCCGGCGCACCCTGATCTGGACCCCGGACGCCAGCCGGGCCATGGCCCGTATCGGGAACACGCCCGATGCCTACGGGCAGACCTGGCACCTGCCGATCGATCCGGACCGCCCGACCTACCAAGACATGATCGACATCGCCTCGCAGGTCACCGGTAAGAAGATCCACTACTCCACCGTCCCCAACTGGGCGTTCAGGATCGGAGGACTCGTCAACCCAGCGGTCAAGGAGGTGGAAGAACTGCTGCCGCGCTACCGGCAGGACAACATCTTCGACTCGTCGAAGTTCACGACACGATTCCCTGACTTCCGCGTCACGAACTACCGGGACGGCATCCACCAGATCCTCGCAAGCGAGTAA
- a CDS encoding TetR/AcrR family transcriptional regulator, with protein sequence MESNPTRPSYHHGDLRATLVLAALELLETGEPFSLRALARRAGVSTAAPYRHFADREELESALAVHGLRELMNDLTLDGPGPTTVAEVGEFAVGYVRFALRRPALFRLMFGQPCDDRSDERVRASGALHDLLEGVMAEVFPAADAAVLATAGWSLAHGLAFLHLDGKFAQDNPAAVDERVRSAFAAVFFPSVARPGIEGP encoded by the coding sequence ATGGAATCGAACCCGACCAGGCCCAGCTATCACCACGGAGATCTGCGGGCGACGCTGGTCCTCGCCGCCCTGGAGCTGCTGGAGACCGGCGAGCCGTTCTCGTTGCGAGCGCTTGCCCGCCGGGCCGGTGTGTCCACCGCCGCTCCGTACCGGCACTTCGCTGATCGTGAGGAGCTGGAGTCGGCGCTGGCCGTCCATGGATTGCGCGAACTGATGAATGACCTCACCCTGGACGGGCCGGGCCCGACGACAGTCGCCGAGGTCGGCGAGTTCGCTGTGGGGTACGTGCGTTTCGCTCTGCGTCGGCCTGCGCTCTTCCGGCTCATGTTCGGCCAGCCGTGCGACGACCGGAGCGACGAGAGGGTACGCGCCTCCGGAGCGCTGCACGACCTCCTGGAAGGTGTCATGGCCGAGGTGTTCCCCGCAGCCGACGCAGCCGTCCTGGCCACCGCCGGGTGGTCGCTCGCGCACGGGCTGGCCTTTCTCCACCTCGACGGCAAGTTCGCCCAGGACAACCCCGCTGCTGTCGACGAGCGCGTGCGTTCGGCGTTCGCCGCCGTCTTCTTCCCCTCCGTCGCCCGGCCAGGAATCGAGGGACCATGA
- a CDS encoding glycoside hydrolase family 172 protein, whose product MRRAPALWAAFLCVALLVMSVAIGGRDARGPRGDDGAKPGAVPAAMAAPAGKGPVGWETYRRLDLAAHLPRGVETKMFSSFDREGGNWDGFGGVTSCLNTKTSECVIAAHVGAGEISSIWFTRWLGPVHDTGRTGSFGDTGRITVELDGRKVLDAPLADVLAGKLGAPFTHPLVADDKQTSGGALIAVPMPYRKSMRVTTEHDPRLYQVMYRTFADAEGVRTFDPGDRAQDVVDLMRRASAADPKPALAGTTEQATPLRLAPGQTQRLARSTVPGLIGGLRLRLPQTVAPEQPPVTDSGRAYGKDGGSEFSLTVDPANRGVLLTRRLDRTIGGQKGRVYVDGKPAGEWPGNPRTPERWGEESLELPAALTAGKARLTIRTEWSGGQDFNEFTYWARTSGGVPGAATDTVDVGDPASELSHGYRIHGETWHGTRAHRYPPPDSGPLATSRKLLRGLRLRASFDGVRTVDAPLGEFFGSGYTMAPVRALMFQLDSTTGEFTAWWPMPYAREATVELYNGSDVHLREGTSWVRSTPSDAHARAVREGTEGHFRATSHASATVVDRSWEFLSARGDGKVVGVSHSMRGDGGRSHMEGDERMFVDDSHTPQVHGTGTEDYYRGGWYFLHGTYSAPLNGHPARLTDGPGCGAGTEDCSSAYRLLLADAVPFGRSMRFTIEHGLANEAPADYAATTYWYGQDTPRLYRTDTVTAALTVNRRTRVENVGFPSALEVASVFEGELVNPERRTARVYYTQHPVALDVTIDPANQGVVLRRVGDQMEPGQRARVSVDGTVLPDWYQPLGNRNRRWLEDSYQLPASVTRGKRRISVTLTPVLGTPGWASALYTVDSVVR is encoded by the coding sequence ATGAGACGTGCCCCCGCCCTGTGGGCAGCTTTCCTGTGCGTCGCCCTCCTGGTGATGTCGGTCGCGATCGGAGGGCGGGACGCCCGGGGTCCGCGCGGGGACGACGGGGCGAAGCCGGGAGCGGTCCCGGCCGCGATGGCGGCGCCCGCCGGGAAGGGGCCGGTGGGGTGGGAGACGTACCGTCGGCTGGACCTGGCGGCCCACCTGCCGAGGGGGGTGGAGACGAAGATGTTCTCCAGCTTCGACCGGGAGGGCGGCAACTGGGACGGCTTCGGCGGGGTCACCTCGTGTCTGAACACCAAAACCAGCGAGTGCGTGATCGCCGCACATGTGGGGGCCGGGGAGATCTCCTCGATCTGGTTCACCCGATGGCTCGGGCCCGTCCACGACACCGGGCGCACCGGGAGTTTCGGCGACACGGGGCGGATCACCGTCGAACTGGACGGCCGGAAAGTGCTGGACGCGCCCTTGGCGGACGTGCTGGCGGGGAAGCTCGGGGCGCCGTTCACCCACCCGCTGGTGGCGGACGACAAGCAGACCTCCGGTGGGGCGCTGATCGCGGTGCCCATGCCGTACCGGAAGTCCATGCGCGTCACCACCGAACACGACCCGCGCCTGTACCAGGTGATGTACCGGACGTTCGCGGACGCGGAGGGGGTCAGGACCTTCGACCCGGGCGACCGCGCGCAGGACGTGGTGGACCTGATGCGACGGGCCTCGGCCGCCGATCCCAAGCCCGCGCTGGCGGGAACCACCGAGCAGGCCACCCCGCTGCGTCTCGCGCCCGGCCAGACCCAGCGGCTCGCCCGCTCCACCGTCCCCGGGCTCATCGGCGGACTGCGGCTGCGGCTGCCGCAGACCGTCGCGCCGGAGCAGCCCCCCGTCACGGACAGCGGGAGGGCGTACGGGAAGGACGGCGGCAGCGAGTTCAGCCTGACGGTCGATCCCGCCAACCGGGGTGTGCTGCTGACCCGACGGCTGGACCGCACCATCGGCGGGCAGAAGGGACGCGTGTACGTCGACGGGAAACCGGCCGGGGAATGGCCGGGCAACCCCAGGACCCCGGAACGGTGGGGCGAGGAGAGTCTGGAGCTGCCCGCCGCGCTCACGGCGGGCAAGGCGCGGCTGACGATCCGCACGGAGTGGTCCGGGGGGCAGGACTTCAACGAGTTCACCTACTGGGCCCGCACCTCCGGCGGTGTTCCGGGGGCCGCCACGGACACCGTCGACGTCGGCGATCCCGCCTCCGAGCTCTCCCACGGCTACCGGATCCACGGCGAGACCTGGCACGGCACCCGCGCCCACCGCTACCCGCCCCCGGACAGCGGGCCGTTGGCGACCTCCCGCAAGCTCCTTCGCGGGCTGCGGCTGCGGGCGTCCTTCGACGGGGTACGGACCGTGGACGCACCGCTCGGCGAGTTCTTCGGGTCGGGGTACACGATGGCGCCCGTACGCGCCTTGATGTTCCAACTCGACTCCACCACAGGGGAGTTCACTGCCTGGTGGCCCATGCCGTACGCACGCGAGGCGACCGTCGAGCTGTACAACGGCTCCGACGTACACCTGCGGGAGGGCACGTCCTGGGTGCGCAGCACCCCCTCCGATGCACACGCGCGAGCGGTCCGCGAGGGAACGGAAGGTCATTTCCGTGCCACCTCGCACGCCTCCGCCACCGTCGTCGACCGCAGCTGGGAGTTCCTGTCGGCGCGGGGGGACGGCAAGGTCGTGGGCGTCTCGCACAGCATGCGCGGCGACGGAGGCCGCTCGCACATGGAGGGCGACGAGCGCATGTTCGTCGACGACTCGCACACCCCGCAGGTGCACGGCACGGGAACCGAGGACTACTACCGCGGCGGCTGGTACTTCCTGCACGGGACCTACTCCGCACCGCTGAACGGCCATCCCGCCCGTCTGACGGACGGGCCGGGGTGCGGAGCGGGAACCGAGGACTGTTCCAGCGCGTACCGGCTGCTGCTCGCGGACGCGGTGCCCTTCGGCCGGTCGATGCGGTTCACGATCGAACACGGTCTGGCCAACGAGGCCCCGGCCGACTACGCGGCCACCACGTACTGGTACGGACAGGACACGCCCCGCCTGTACCGCACGGACACCGTGACCGCGGCCCTCACCGTGAACCGCCGCACGCGCGTCGAGAACGTCGGGTTCCCCTCGGCGCTGGAGGTCGCCTCGGTGTTCGAGGGGGAACTCGTCAACCCTGAGCGGCGTACCGCCAGGGTGTATTACACCCAGCACCCCGTCGCGCTCGACGTGACCATCGATCCGGCCAACCAGGGAGTCGTCCTGCGCAGGGTGGGCGACCAGATGGAGCCCGGACAGCGGGCACGGGTGAGTGTTGACGGAACCGTGTTGCCCGACTGGTACCAGCCGCTCGGCAACCGCAACCGCCGCTGGCTGGAGGACTCCTACCAGCTGCCCGCCTCCGTGACCCGTGGCAAACGGCGGATCAGCGTCACGCTGACTCCGGTGCTGGGCACACCGGGATGGGCCTCCGCCCTGTACACGGTGGACAGCGTGGTGCGCTAG
- a CDS encoding serine hydrolase domain-containing protein has translation MTYLQGACEPRFAAVSAALSASLGKDDVGASVAVYLDGEPVVDLWGGYADADRSVGWGRDTLACVTSTTKTMTALCALLLADRGLLDLSAPVAAYWPEFGAAGKKNVLVRHVLSHTAGLPDLSGLTAVEDLYDWHGVTTRLAAQALEWEPGTAAGYHALTFGFLVGEVVRRITGRSLGEFFAEEVAEPLGADFHIGLSAEHDRRVAPLVPPPSQTDAYASSAPLGPDGTRREYTGATVRVRDTNSVAWRRAQIPAVNGFGNARSVALVQSVLANRGSVGGVRLLSPRGCEPAWQEVFCGEDRVLRSPMSWTVGFGTFGSTFGWGGWGGSLVASDPGSRMTVAYVMNQMLDRDQQDDNRGMEIIMAAYSGLQ, from the coding sequence ATGACTTACCTCCAAGGAGCGTGCGAGCCGCGATTCGCCGCAGTGAGTGCGGCCCTGTCAGCTTCGCTCGGCAAGGACGATGTGGGCGCCTCGGTCGCTGTCTACCTCGACGGCGAGCCGGTGGTCGACCTCTGGGGCGGGTACGCCGATGCGGACCGCTCTGTCGGCTGGGGGCGCGACACCCTCGCCTGTGTGACCTCGACGACCAAGACCATGACCGCCTTGTGTGCGCTCCTGCTGGCCGACCGGGGCCTGCTCGACCTGTCCGCGCCGGTCGCCGCCTACTGGCCCGAGTTCGGCGCGGCTGGCAAGAAGAACGTGCTGGTGCGGCATGTGCTGTCCCATACCGCGGGGCTGCCGGACCTGTCCGGGCTGACGGCGGTCGAGGACCTCTACGACTGGCATGGCGTGACGACACGGCTTGCCGCGCAGGCCCTTGAGTGGGAACCGGGGACGGCTGCCGGATATCACGCGCTCACTTTCGGGTTCCTGGTCGGTGAGGTGGTCCGTCGCATCACCGGCCGCAGCCTCGGTGAGTTCTTCGCCGAGGAAGTAGCCGAACCGCTGGGCGCGGACTTCCACATCGGGCTCTCCGCCGAGCACGACCGCCGCGTCGCACCGCTCGTCCCACCGCCGTCACAGACCGACGCGTACGCCTCCAGCGCACCGCTCGGGCCGGACGGCACACGCCGGGAGTACACCGGAGCGACTGTCCGGGTCAGGGACACCAACTCCGTGGCGTGGCGCCGTGCGCAGATCCCAGCGGTGAACGGGTTCGGCAACGCCCGGTCTGTCGCCCTCGTTCAGTCGGTACTGGCAAACCGGGGATCCGTCGGCGGGGTGCGCCTGCTGTCCCCCCGGGGTTGTGAACCCGCGTGGCAGGAGGTGTTCTGCGGCGAGGACCGCGTCCTGCGGTCGCCGATGTCCTGGACCGTAGGCTTCGGCACGTTCGGCAGCACCTTCGGCTGGGGCGGCTGGGGCGGCTCGCTGGTCGCGAGTGATCCCGGTTCGCGCATGACGGTGGCCTACGTCATGAACCAGATGCTCGACCGGGACCAGCAGGACGACAACCGCGGTATGGAGATCATCATGGCCGCCTACAGCGGACTGCAGTGA
- a CDS encoding type 1 glutamine amidotransferase domain-containing protein, producing the protein MSARVLIVVTNVDHYEADPSHPTGLWLSELTHAYDIFEEHGWEQTLVSPAGGKSPLEPRSLKFPNYDKSAKSWHGDPARMALLDDTAAPAQIDSADYDAIYFTGGHAVMFDFPGSEGLQRITREIFERGGVVGAVCHGYCGLLNTLLSDGSHLVAGRNLTGFSWREEVLARVGEIVPYNVEEQMKQRGARYSKALLPFVSNAVVDGRLVTGQNPGSAKETAAKVAALL; encoded by the coding sequence ATGAGCGCACGCGTCCTGATCGTCGTCACCAACGTCGACCACTACGAGGCCGACCCGTCGCACCCGACCGGGCTCTGGCTGTCGGAGCTGACCCACGCCTACGACATCTTCGAGGAGCACGGTTGGGAACAGACGCTCGTGAGCCCCGCAGGCGGGAAGTCACCGCTGGAGCCTCGGTCGTTGAAGTTCCCCAACTACGACAAGTCCGCGAAGTCCTGGCACGGCGACCCGGCCCGGATGGCACTGCTGGACGACACAGCGGCACCCGCACAGATCGACTCGGCCGACTACGACGCGATCTACTTCACCGGCGGCCACGCGGTGATGTTCGACTTCCCCGGCAGCGAGGGCCTCCAGCGGATCACCCGGGAGATCTTCGAGCGCGGCGGTGTCGTCGGCGCGGTCTGCCACGGCTACTGCGGCCTGCTCAACACCCTTCTCTCCGACGGAAGCCACCTCGTCGCCGGCCGCAACCTGACCGGGTTCTCCTGGCGGGAAGAAGTCCTCGCCCGCGTCGGCGAAATCGTGCCCTACAACGTCGAAGAGCAGATGAAGCAGCGCGGCGCACGCTACTCGAAGGCGCTCCTGCCGTTCGTCTCCAATGCCGTCGTCGACGGCAGGCTCGTCACCGGCCAGAACCCCGGATCGGCCAAGGAGACCGCAGCCAAGGTCGCCGCGCTGCTCTGA
- a CDS encoding serine hydrolase — MKKPSSRPRHLRVLAAAVTAAAALICATESALAAPGAESLTSDAVDRYVRTYMEETDLPGAVVAVTRGDRIVHTAGYGHTAADKTLSARTPVPVASLSKSMTALAVMQLAEVGKVGLDRPVRQYLPDFTLADPRAERITVRQLLNQTSGMADATHPDLVGPQPRTLTEAVTALHGVRLASDPGTRMSYHNTNYAVAARLVEVVAGQPFATYMADRVFRPLGMARTITVDSTSAMPEQARGYVRAYGRLIERDQPHWFTAGGFGTVATADDLARWLIAQYDGGASADGHQVVSARSITTLHTPPRTPEGTSYAMGWTQETGEGPREIRHTGQLLTHNAAQILLPDSLTGIAVVTNTGMISGDDATLLAQGIADLARGDSPGSDVPFTLQADYVLAALTALSLALGTTGVVRARRWARLTATRPWWRTALRTLPHTLPIASFLFVGDLAGLLTRRGADLAMISYVWPALFLWLATSAAASAAVLAARAFRTVRAVRTVRARRVTSEVWEGSPGTA, encoded by the coding sequence ATGAAGAAGCCCTCGTCCCGGCCCCGCCACCTGCGTGTTCTGGCCGCTGCCGTGACCGCCGCCGCAGCCCTGATCTGCGCCACCGAATCCGCCCTCGCCGCACCCGGTGCCGAGTCCCTGACCTCGGATGCCGTCGACCGCTACGTACGCACGTACATGGAGGAGACCGATCTTCCCGGTGCCGTGGTGGCCGTGACCCGGGGCGACCGGATCGTGCACACCGCCGGGTACGGGCACACCGCGGCGGACAAGACCCTCTCCGCGCGGACCCCGGTGCCGGTGGCCTCGCTCTCCAAGTCGATGACCGCGCTGGCCGTCATGCAACTGGCCGAGGTGGGCAAGGTCGGCCTCGACCGCCCGGTACGGCAGTACCTCCCGGACTTCACCCTCGCCGACCCTCGCGCCGAGCGCATCACCGTACGCCAACTCCTCAACCAGACCTCGGGCATGGCCGATGCGACCCACCCCGACCTGGTCGGCCCCCAGCCACGCACTCTCACCGAAGCGGTCACCGCCCTGCACGGGGTGCGGCTCGCGAGCGATCCCGGCACCCGCATGAGCTACCACAACACCAACTACGCGGTTGCCGCACGCCTGGTGGAGGTCGTGGCCGGGCAGCCCTTCGCCACCTACATGGCCGACCGGGTCTTCCGCCCCCTGGGCATGGCCCGCACCATCACCGTCGACTCCACCTCCGCCATGCCCGAGCAGGCACGCGGTTACGTTCGCGCGTACGGCCGACTGATCGAGCGCGACCAGCCGCACTGGTTCACCGCGGGCGGTTTCGGCACCGTCGCCACCGCCGACGACCTCGCCCGCTGGCTGATCGCCCAGTACGACGGCGGCGCCTCGGCGGACGGCCACCAGGTCGTCTCGGCCCGGAGCATCACCACCCTGCACACTCCGCCCCGTACGCCCGAGGGCACTTCCTACGCCATGGGCTGGACTCAGGAGACCGGCGAAGGACCGCGCGAGATCCGGCACACCGGGCAGCTCCTCACCCACAACGCCGCGCAGATCCTGCTCCCCGACAGCCTCACCGGCATCGCCGTCGTCACCAACACCGGCATGATCTCCGGCGACGACGCGACCCTCCTCGCCCAGGGAATCGCCGACCTCGCCCGGGGCGATTCACCGGGAAGCGACGTCCCCTTCACCCTCCAGGCCGACTACGTCCTCGCCGCCCTCACCGCACTGTCCCTCGCCCTCGGCACCACCGGTGTGGTCCGGGCCCGCCGCTGGGCCAGGCTCACAGCCACCCGCCCGTGGTGGCGCACCGCCCTGCGCACCCTCCCCCACACCCTGCCCATCGCCTCCTTCCTCTTCGTCGGCGACCTGGCGGGCCTGCTCACCCGAAGGGGCGCGGACCTGGCCATGATCTCGTACGTCTGGCCCGCCCTCTTCCTCTGGCTGGCGACCTCCGCTGCCGCCTCGGCGGCGGTGCTCGCCGCCCGGGCGTTCCGCACCGTCCGGGCCGTCCGGACCGTCCGGGCCCGGAGGGTGACTTCCGAGGTGTGGGAGGGGTCTCCCGGCACTGCCTGA
- a CDS encoding AraC family transcriptional regulator, whose product MLERLNQALNHLDACLDGEVDMAETARVAAVSEYHFRRLFSALSGMPLPVYVRRRRMTLAAAEVLARELTLLDVAVRYGYSSGEAFARAFRSVHGIGPGEARRTGAVLTTQPRMSFRVVVEGSTSMRYRIITKEPFRIVGRKARVPLVHEGINATAAAHLESLDAHAIERMKGLAGREPEGILSAAVYLTDSREEGVEADYWIGVATGPEAAAEELDALDVPAGTWAVFDNHGPCPSGLQELWRDVFTQWFPSNPYVSRPGPELLLTKPVEVGAETDSQLWIPVERSSVSADV is encoded by the coding sequence GTGCTGGAGAGGCTGAATCAGGCGCTGAACCACCTGGATGCCTGCCTTGACGGGGAGGTCGACATGGCCGAGACGGCCCGGGTCGCCGCAGTGTCGGAGTACCACTTCCGGCGGCTGTTCTCCGCCCTTTCCGGGATGCCGCTCCCGGTCTACGTGCGGCGTCGGCGGATGACGCTCGCCGCGGCCGAAGTGCTCGCCCGGGAGCTGACGTTGCTCGACGTCGCGGTCCGGTACGGGTACAGCTCGGGCGAGGCGTTCGCCCGCGCCTTCCGGTCCGTGCACGGCATCGGGCCGGGCGAGGCCCGACGCACGGGTGCGGTGCTCACGACACAGCCACGCATGTCCTTCCGCGTCGTCGTCGAAGGCAGTACCAGCATGCGGTACCGGATCATCACGAAGGAGCCGTTTCGGATCGTCGGCAGGAAAGCCCGGGTCCCCCTCGTGCACGAGGGCATCAACGCGACCGCTGCGGCGCACCTGGAAAGCCTGGACGCGCACGCGATCGAACGGATGAAGGGGCTGGCCGGTCGAGAGCCGGAGGGGATCCTGTCGGCGGCGGTGTATCTGACCGACAGCCGGGAGGAGGGCGTCGAGGCGGACTACTGGATCGGCGTGGCAACCGGCCCCGAGGCGGCCGCCGAGGAGCTCGACGCCCTCGACGTACCAGCCGGGACCTGGGCGGTCTTCGACAACCACGGGCCCTGTCCGAGCGGCCTCCAGGAGCTGTGGCGGGACGTGTTCACCCAGTGGTTCCCCTCGAACCCGTACGTGAGTCGGCCCGGCCCGGAGCTTCTGCTGACGAAGCCGGTGGAGGTCGGCGCGGAGACCGACTCCCAGCTGTGGATCCCGGTCGAGCGAAGCAGCGTGAGCGCCGACGTGTGA